CCGATGGAACGCGAATTGATGGAAACCTACGGTTGTGCGCGGATGACCGTGAACAAGGCTCTGTCGGCGCTTGCTGCTTCCGGACTCATCGAGCGCCGACGCAAGGCGGGAAGCTTCGTTTCGCAGCCGCTGTCACAATCGGCCGTCATCGAAATTCCGGACGTGCGTGCCGAGGTCGAGGCCATCGGTCAGGTCTACAGACTTGAGGTGATTTTACGGCAACAGCGCCGCTCGACGCGAGACGACATGGAACGCCTCAATGTACAAACGCCGCGTCAGGTCCTGGCGATTTCCTGCCGTCATTTTGCCGGCCGGCGCGTCCATGCTTTCGAGGACCGGCTGATCGATCTTGTCAGCGTTCCGGAAGCCGCCGATATCTCCTTCGCCGACGAACCTCCGGGAACATGGCTGCGCGGTCATGTGCCGTGGTCGGAGGCTGAAAACCGGATCAGCGCGTTCAATGCGGATTCCATGCTGGCCACTCGTCTGGAGGTGAAGGAAGGCTCGGCCTGTTTGCAGGTCGAACGATCGACATGGAGAGGCAAACGGCCGATCACCGCCGTTCGTATGTTTTACCCGGGTGAAACCTATCGGCTGGTTGCCCATTTCAGTCCGAAGGGCGACATGCCGCGCCGCGATCTTTCGTAGTCTCCGGTTTGGAACCAAACCAGTCTGAACCGGAACATTTTTTGCACACGAACAGGCAAAACTCATGCAGGAGTTGCCGAAACTGTTGCAAGAATCGTCGAATCTGGCGCAAGATTTTCCACCTTGACGGGAAATTCCCGTGTGCTCAGTTGCATTCCTCTTTGCCGCATGGATTTTCCGGTCTGGCTCCTGTATTTAAACCTGCGAAGTGAAAATGGGGCGGTAATGCGCAATATTCGAAACGACTGGCGATTGGCGGTGCGCATGCTTTGCGCATTGGCGCTCGTATTCGTTGCCTTCGCGCACCAGCCCATTTCAGCCTCTCCAGCCAGCGATATCGACCTTGCCGCCTATACTTTACCGGACGGGTCAGTACCCGTTCTCTGCCTCGACAACCAGGTGGAACAAGGTTCCCACAAGAGCGCCTGGCACGGCAATGGTTGCGAGGCCTGCCGTCTTTCGGCGTCCGTCGTTCTGCCGGTTCCGCCCATGGCGTTCGGCTTGAAAAACGAGCCAGTTCAATCACTTACGATTAAGCGGGAAGCGGTCCGGATCGCGCGCAGCCTCTTTCCGCCATCGGCTCCACCGCAAGCTCCTCCCCTCGTCTGACATAAAATGCGCCCTCGAGGGCGCGTCGCGGCGGCCTGCTCCGGCGGTGCCGTCAACCTTGCTGTCAGACGACTGGAACACATATGACCGTCTCAAGCATGGCTTCCGGGAAGCCTTATTATCTCAGTCTTTCGCTCTATCGCGCCATTTGGCGCTGGCACTTTTTCGCCGGCCTTCTGGTCATCCCTTTCATGCTCAATCTCGCCATCACCGGCAGCCTCTATCTGTTCAAGGACGAGATAGACAACACCGTCTTCGCCTATCGCAACGTGGTTCAGCCGCGCGGCGAATTTCTTGCCCCTTCGCTCCTGACCGACAACGCGAAAGCGGCGGTGCCGGGATCAAAAGTGCTGCGATATCAATCACCTGGTACTCCAACACAATCGGCAAGAGTCACCGTAGGTACCCCCGACGGGAACGTTCTGGTCTTCATCGATCCCTATAGCGGCGCGGTTCTGGGCAAGGTCGGCGAAAAGGAAGAATTCAACTGGGTCGTCAAGAAAATTCACAGCCTCGAATATTTCGGCCTTGCCTTCAACCGCATCGTCGAAGCCGTCGGCGGCCTTGCGTTAGTCCTTGTTATTACAGGCTTTTATCTGTGGTGGCCACGTAAACAGACTGGCGGTGTCGTCACTGTTCGCGGAACTCCGGACAAACGTGTGTTCTGGCGGGATCTGCATGCCGTGACCGGCGCAGGTGCCGGCGCATTGATCTTCTTCCTTGCGATATCCGGCATGCCGTGGTCGGGCTATTGGGGTGACAAGCTGAACACGACGTTGTCCGGCTATGGACTTGGCTATCCCGTTCAGCTGTGGGACAATGTCCCGGTTTCAAAACTTCAGACAAAACAATTACTTGGCAACTCCGGATGGACTGTCGAAAATGCACCGGTGCCGGTGTCAACGTTGGGCGGAACGCCCGTCGGGCTTGACCGGATCGTCGCCTCCGCGGCGGCAGCGGGCATGACACCAGGCTTTGAAGTCTCGCTGCCTGCCAGCAAGAGGGGGGTTTATACCGCAGCCGTCTTCCCCGACGATATCGTAAAACAGCGGACAATCCACTTCGACCAGTATAGCGGTAACCCATTGGTTGATTTGAAGTTTTCCGACTATGGAGCCGGTGCCAAGGCCATCGAGTTTGGCATCGGTGTGCATCAAGGCCAATATTGGGGCCTTGCCAACCAACTCGCCATGTTGGCGACATGCCTTGCGATCATCCTCGCCTCTTTCTCTGCCGTGGTCATGTGGTGGAAGCGGCGTCCTTCAGGACGGCTCGGCGTGCCACCCATGCCGCAGCAAAAAAGTGTCTTTGCAGTATTTACCTTGGTCATACTGGTATTCGGCATCGCCTTTCCACTGACCGGGTTCGCAATTCTCGGCATGTTGATCCTCGACCAGTTGATCACGCGCATCCCTTCGCCTTTGCAACGTGTATTCTCATAAGAAATCTGAATTGGAGACGCCTCATGAAATCTTTTTCCAGAATTACCGCCGTCGCACTGGTATTTGCGGCAATCTCGTCTGCTCAGGCGCACGATCATTCCAAGATGACGCAGGGTGCCGCCACTAGCGATGACAGCTCCATGGACCCCGTAAAAGCTGGGGATCTGACCTTGAGCGGCGCCTTTACCCGCGCCACCCTGCCCGGAGCGAAAGTCGGTGGCGGCTATATCAAGATCGAAAATCAAGCGAGCGGACCGGACCAGCTCCTTGGCGGCTCCAGTCCTGTTGCTGCGCGCGTCGAGGTGCA
This is a stretch of genomic DNA from Phyllobacterium zundukense. It encodes these proteins:
- the hutC gene encoding histidine utilization repressor gives rise to the protein MDQLENPITDTPKGQLSARIRHDIEQRILLGEWAPGFRIPMERELMETYGCARMTVNKALSALAASGLIERRRKAGSFVSQPLSQSAVIEIPDVRAEVEAIGQVYRLEVILRQQRRSTRDDMERLNVQTPRQVLAISCRHFAGRRVHAFEDRLIDLVSVPEAADISFADEPPGTWLRGHVPWSEAENRISAFNADSMLATRLEVKEGSACLQVERSTWRGKRPITAVRMFYPGETYRLVAHFSPKGDMPRRDLS
- a CDS encoding PepSY-associated TM helix domain-containing protein; its protein translation is MTVSSMASGKPYYLSLSLYRAIWRWHFFAGLLVIPFMLNLAITGSLYLFKDEIDNTVFAYRNVVQPRGEFLAPSLLTDNAKAAVPGSKVLRYQSPGTPTQSARVTVGTPDGNVLVFIDPYSGAVLGKVGEKEEFNWVVKKIHSLEYFGLAFNRIVEAVGGLALVLVITGFYLWWPRKQTGGVVTVRGTPDKRVFWRDLHAVTGAGAGALIFFLAISGMPWSGYWGDKLNTTLSGYGLGYPVQLWDNVPVSKLQTKQLLGNSGWTVENAPVPVSTLGGTPVGLDRIVASAAAAGMTPGFEVSLPASKRGVYTAAVFPDDIVKQRTIHFDQYSGNPLVDLKFSDYGAGAKAIEFGIGVHQGQYWGLANQLAMLATCLAIILASFSAVVMWWKRRPSGRLGVPPMPQQKSVFAVFTLVILVFGIAFPLTGFAILGMLILDQLITRIPSPLQRVFS
- a CDS encoding copper chaperone PCu(A)C, giving the protein MKSFSRITAVALVFAAISSAQAHDHSKMTQGAATSDDSSMDPVKAGDLTLSGAFTRATLPGAKVGGGYIKIENQASGPDQLLGGSSPVAARVEVHEMKMDGNVMQMRKLKDGLAIPAGGSAELSPGGTHLMLIDLSAPPERGRYGTCYARFCQSRQGRRPVHGRACRRNKHGA